gtgtgtccagagcagacgacacagggatgtagttaaccttccaatgtttgtgttgtaggaatggttaccattaagATGTGTGTCCAGAGCAGACAACACAGAGATGtggttaaccttccaatgtttgtattgtaggaatggttaccattagaatgtgtggagtagacgacacagagatgtagttaaccttccgatgtttgtattgtaggaatggttatcATTAAGATGTGttgagcagacgacacagagatgtagttaaccttccaatgtttgtattgtaggaatggttaccattatgATGTGTGGAGctgacgacacagagatgtagttaaccttttattgtttgtattgtaggaatagttaccattaggatgtatggagcagacgacacagagatgtagttaaccttccaatgtttgtattatatgaatggttaccattaggatgtgtggagcagacgacacagagatgtagttaaccttccattgtttgtattgtaggaatggttaccattaggatgtatggagcagacgacacagagctgtagttaaccttccgatgtttgtattgtaggaatggttaccattaagATGTGttgagcagacgacacagagatgtagttaaccttccaatgtttgtattgtaagaatggttaccattaggatgtgtggagcagacgacacagagatgtagttaaccttaaaatgtttgtgttgtagaaagttaccattaggatgtgtgtccagagcagacgacacagggatgtagttaaccttccaatgtttgtgttgtaggaatggttaccattaagATGTGTGTCCAGAGCAGACAACACAGAGATGtggttaaccttccaatgtttgtattgtaggaaaggttaccattagaatgtgtggagcagacgacacagagatgtaatTAACCTTCcgatgtttgtattgtaggaatggttaccattatgATGTGTGGAGCTGACGaaacagagatgtagttaaccttctattgtttgtattgtaggaatagttaccattaggatgtatggatcagacgacacagagatgtagttaaccttccaatgtttgtactGAAGGAatagttaccattaggatgtgtggagcagacgacacagagatgtagttaaccttccattgtttgtattgtaggaatagttaccattaggatgtatggagcagacgacacagagatgtagttaaccttccgatgtttgtattgtaggaatggttaccattaagATGTGttgagcagacgacacagagatgtagttaaccttccaaagTTTGTATTaaaggaatggttaccattaggatgtgtggagcagacgacacagagatgtagttaaccttctattgtttgtattgtaggaatggttaccattaggatgtgtggagcagacgacacagagatgtagtattgtttgtattgtaggaatggttaccattaggatgtatggagcagacgacacagagatgtagttaaccttccaatgtttgtattgtaggaatggttaccattaggatgtgtggagcagacgacacagagatgtagttaacctttcattgtttgttttctaGGAATAGTTACCATTAGGGTGTGTGtccagagcagacgacacagagatgtagttaaccttctattgtttgtattgtaggaatagttaccattaggatgtgtgtccagagcagccgacacagagatgtagttaaccttccaatgtttgtattgtagttatAGTAACCATTAGAATGTGTGGAGAaaacgacacagagatgtagttaaccttccaatgtttgtactGAAGGAatagttaccattaggatgtgtggagcagacgacacagagatatAGTTAACctttcattgtttgtattgtaggaataattaccattaggatgtatggagcagacgacacagagatgtagttaaccttccgatgtttgtattgtaggaatggttaccattaagATGTGttgagcagacgacacagagatgtagttaaccttccaatgtttgtattgtaggaatggttaccattaggatgtgtggagcagacgacacagagatgtagttaaccttctattcttgtattatttaaattttagtttcttgtgtacaatttggaaattagtatggcgttcattatcactgaactagtatatatttgtttaggggccagctgtgTAAAGTCTTCAAACTACGTTAGTTTCAAATTCTTTATTAATATGCTTCATCGTTGCAGATAAACTCATAATACAAATAGTAAAAagctacaaatagaaaaaataaaaatcataaactcAAATGCCgtaatttaccaaaaaattacaagaaaataaacaattgtcaAATGACACTCATTGACCtccatacatttatttttttaagtataaaaaatcctttgaataattataagttcaaaacataaacaaacatgaACTATATAGCGAAATTAACGTAAAACAACTTTGGCATTAATTGCATTCCATAAAGtgaaacattataaaaatagaaatacagGTGTAAAGATGGCACGAATGGCGTTCCATAGATTTTTTACCCGATAGCAACTCTGTACTACTAAAAAGTTAATTAGcttattttaaataagaaaaatacaattgcaagaataatattttatctttaacgTTAAGATAATTAATTATTCTAAAATAAACGGTGTACATAgtgcaaaacatacaaaatactGATGTAAACAAACGTGACCTGTGTGCACGTTAATCGGCAGTTCAAACAAAGAAAAcgtagataattaattgcttaaacttattaaaaatatgaaatatttacttaaagttataaaatgaaataaaataaaaattaacttacaCTGTAGTTTACCAAAGATTGCACGAAAATCGAAAATATCGAAAGCGAAACACAATCTTTCTTCACAATGCCATGTGGGAATCTCAATGAAACTGATAAGAACTAACACGTGTTTTACACAGTAAAAGCACGTGCAAAAATGCGggaaatttgaattaaaaatcagtatattaataaaatgttctGATAACATGACACTCCCCGTCTGATATAACAATATCACCCTAggttttaacaaaaatacttaaGACTTCAAGTCTTAGCTAAATAACTTCGTtaacaaaaatctcaaaaagaaaatttactaAACTACTTAAATCTAAGGTACATTACTGTAACTACTATCTAAAATGTTTAACTAATAAAGTCAATGTACATATCAACAGTTCAAATATTGTTCAATATTATCACTCAGACAAAAGTTTCACAATCTCTGTTATCGGACGGACATAGATAACTGGTTTTCCTTGTTTAATAACTCTCACTTCTATTTTCCTTATAAGATTGTCATTCTCGCTGGCGAATGTTCTTAATATTGTTCCAATTGGCCATTCGGACCTAACCATGTCTTTTTCTCGCATAATAATAATGTCTCCTTGTTTCAAATTTGTCACTTCCTTTTTCCACTTTTGTCTCTTTTGTAGTGTTTGCAGATATTCCCTACTCCAACGTTTCCAAAATATCTCAGCTAATGTCTGAACATATTTCCATTGTGATTGGTACATACATGCAGttgatgtaatattttcaaagctATCTTCCTGATCAGATGTTTTCTGAGTTAATAAAAGAGAAGGTGTCAGAATTGTAGGATTGTCAGAATCAGTGGAGACTGGTACAATCGGTCGGGCGTTCATAATGGCTGTTACCTCTGCCATAAATGTTGTTAAAACTTCATGAGTCAAATTCTTGTATCTCACGTCAAAAAGCatgttatttagaattttaCGAGCTATCCCAATCATTCGCTCCCATGAACCACCCATGTGAGAAGAGTGAGGTGTATTAAACCTCCATATTGTTCTATTCTTGTTGAGAAGTGTTCTTACTTCGCCATCTTCAACGTTTAAAGCATCGATTTGCAGGGTGTCGGTACATCCAACGAAGTTTGAACCTCTATCGGAACGGAACTCTTGCACTTTTCCTCGAAGTGCATAGAATCTGCGTAGAGCGTTGATGAAAGAAGAGGAGCTCATTTCTTCTATCACCTCTATATGGACAGCTCTAGATGCCAAGCATGTAAATAGCACTGCCCATCTTTTGGAATTTGCTACGCCTCCTCTAGTGCGTCTTGTTACTATGTTCCATGGTCCAAATACATCTACACCAACAAAACTGAACGGTGCGCATGGCGATAATCTTACGTCTGGTAAATCGGCCATTTTCTGTTCACTCAACGAACCTCGAAGTCGTCGACATTTTACGcatttaaaaattatagatGAGACCAGTCGTTTGCAGCCTGTAATCCACCACCCAGCAGATCGAATAGTACCTTCAGTAAGATGTCTCCCTTGATGTTGTACATCGTTATGGTAGTGACGGACAATCAAAGTAGCAATATGATGTTTTCCAGAAATAAGGATCggtgttttttcttttgatgtGATTTTAGCATTACGAAGTCTTCCACCTACTCTCAAAATTCCATTTTCGTCCAAGACGGGACTCAAAGATAAAACGGAACTGTTATTAGGCAGAGGTCTTTTATTTCTGAGACACTCGATTTCTCTACCAAAGTCCTCCTTTTGAACTTCTTTGATGATAAAAATTTCAGCTTTTCGATGAGCTTCAAGCTCGTTTGACTCCAAATTGTCCTTTAATTTGTTGTGTGAGTAACTACTAGCAAGTCGCTGTAAGCGTGAAATGGTACGAACTAATTTCCACCAATTGGAGAATCGGTTGAATCTTTGTGACCCAAGGTTGTCACATTTTAAGACAGATTTGATGACTTGTATTTCTGTTTTCAATTCTTTGTCAGTGTTAGGATTTATGAGAGGAAATGAAGTAGCTATTCTTTGACTAAGCGTGTCAGATTCCTGTAAAAATTCGGGTCCTGTTAGCCAAGAACTAGTTTGTAGCTGATCCGCGAATATAAGTCTTGTTCCAATATCGGCCGGATTATGATCAGTATTCACATATGTCCATTGTTCCGGTTTTGAAGCTTTCCTAATTTTACCAACTCGGTTTGCAACATAGACTTGAAAACGTCTAACCTGGTTGTTAATGTAACCTAACACTACCTTACTATCTGTATAGTACTTTATCTCAGCCGAGTTCATATCTAGATGTTCACAGATTATTTCTCCTATTTCAACAGCCATAACTGCGGCACATAGTTCTAATCGTGGTATTGTATGGCCATGTTTGGGCGCCACTTTGCATTTCCCAAATACGAAACCGGTGTTGATAGAAAACTCTGCGTCAGATGTTCTCAAAAAAGCTACACTTGCTATTGCCTGTTCTGAGGCGTCCGAGAAAATATGTAACTGTTTGTCCAAGCTTGAACAGAATGACGATTCTACAAATGTTCTTCGTATCGAAAATTGTTCTATTGGCCTTAAAGAGTCTCTCCATTCGATCCATTTTTGCTGAATATCATTAGATAGTGGTAAGTCCCAGTCAGTTGTTTCGGCAATGATGTCTCTCATAAGAATTCTACCTTGTAGAATGACAGGGGAGATAAACCCTAATGGGTCGAACAAGCTATTTATTGATGATAACACACCTCTACGTGTTATAGGTTTCTCTTCATTTGATAATTTGTAAGTAAACGAGTCCTGTTGCAAGTCCCAACTCATTCCAAGACTGTGTTGAATAGGTAGCTCATCTTTGTTTAGATCTAAGGTTTTCAGCTCTTTAGCCAACTCATCTGGACTGAAGGCGTTCATTACTTTTTCACTGTTCGATGCAATTTTATGAAGTTTCAATTTTCCGTTTTCAAGTAGAGATTGTTGAGTCCTCTTAAGGACACTGACAGCTTCTTCCTCATTCGTGAAATTAACGAGTCCGTCATCCACATAAAAGTTCCTATTTACGTATTCTTTGACATCGTTCTCTGTTGGTTCTTTTTCAACACACTTCCGTAGACCGTAGGTGGCAATTGCTGGAGACGGTGTGTTTCCAAAGACGTGAACACACATTCTGTATTCGATAAGTTGCTCTCCAGGAATGTTGTTCTTGTACCAAAAGAATCGTAAATAGTTACGGTGTGAACTGTTTACCttaaaacagtaaaacatttgCTCTATGTCGGCCATTACAGCGATTCTCTCTTTTCTGAATCTGAGCAATACTCCAACCAAACTATTTGTAAAATCCGGTCCAGAGAGTAGAACATTATTTAAGGATATGCCATCCTGTTTAGCCGAAGAATCGAAAACAACTCTTATCTTATCTTTTTTCTTAGGGTGGTACACTCCAAATAAAGGCAGATACCAACATTCCTCGTTTTGTTCTAAGGTTGGAGCTTCTTCGGCATGACCATTACGAAACATGTTGCCCATGAATTCTACGAAATGCTGACGCTTACTCGTACTTTTCTGAAGAGATTGATCGAGCATTCTAGCCCTTCTTAATGCTTAAGATCTGTTGTCAGGTAATCGAGGTCTATTCTTCCGGAACGGTAGAGGAGCACTCCAATTGCCTGTTTCACTTTTGACAAATTCTTTGTCCATGATGTCTATAAATATATGGTCTTCTACGGACATGCCAATCTTATTATCGTCCTTTGTTCTGTGGAAAATCTGATCTTCCACGGTATCTTGGTGATTGCGTGTGTTGACAGTTTCTTTAATGTTAAAGACGTTTTTACATACTTCAAAGGATGTCGGCCTCCCATTGTTTAGAATGTTTGTTTTACACACGTTTACTTTCGAATTAGGTTTGTGCGTTTGGCCTAAGCATACTTCACCGATAATGACCCATCCCAAACTGAGTCGTTGTGCAAATGGCGTGTTTTGAGCTCCTGTTTTTTGCTCATAGACGTGGTGTGCATCGGCCAAGTCTCTGCCGATCAATAAGAGAATATGTGCCTCAGGATCTATAGGCGGTAATGTAATACGCTTCAAGTGTTCGTAATATTTTGTGATTTCTGGCACTGGAATTTCTTCTCTTGTTTCTGGAATGTCGTTGCATTCAATTACAGTAGGTAAATCCATTCTTACTCGCCCGTCTATAGGTTCTACTACTAACCCGCTAGCAAGACGGCCTTGTTTCTGGACACTTCCTGCACAGGACGATAAAGTGTAAGGTTGAACAGCTGAGTCTATATTCAGTGCATCGAATAGCTCTGTACGGCCTAGCGTACGATTACTTTGATCGTCCATCAAAGCATAAAGATTTATGTATTTCTCAGGTTCGTCTTTCTTATAAACTTTGACAAGTACCACCTTTGAGCATGATTTTCCAGAAAATCCTTCTCCGCAAATTGCCGTACACTTCGTTTCTACTGTTTGAATCAATGGTTCCTCCCCGCCATGAGAGGACACGGGTTCTATTTCTCTtgttgttttatcatatctatCTATATGCATAGCTGAAGAATGACGGTTACTTCCGCAATCTTTGCATGTGACGGACTCCTTGCAATCTCGAGATATGTGCGTTGCTGACTCGCAACATTTATAACAGATGCTATTTTCACGGAGAATTTTCTTTCGGTCATTCATACTTTTTTGTCTGAATCCTCTACAGTTGTTCAAAGAGTGTTTTGAATGGTGAATAGGACATTCTGTAAGTTTATCAGTCGCACCagtagttttaaatgttttttcttgTGATACATCTGTCTTTCTAGCTGTGACTTTGTTGTTATATCTATTGTTGTTAGGATACGATTTTGTTTGTTGAGGTTTTGTGTCTTCTTTAAAGGCAAAGCCTGGGTCATTGAATTGTTTGCACATTTCTCTGATGAAACTGACGAAAAACGGAAATGGCGGATACAGTACGTTATGGTTTTGCTTATATCGCATGGCTCTATCGATCCATTTGTTCTGAATCCCATACGGTAATTTAGTTATCACGGTGTTAACGCCTAACGAAGTATCAAAGTAAGACAATAACTGTGCGTATCTTTCGTCCTCCTTCAGGGATTCAATTTCTGTTAAAATGTCGCTAAGTTCATATAACTTCTTGTGATCTTTGTTGGTAATTATTGGaaatttgttcaatttttgattttacattCGTTTCAACCATTTCTGGTCCGCCATATCTCTCTTCAAGTCTCTCCCATACTCGCTTTAGACATTTTACTGGGTCTTTTGCATTGGCTATCCTCAGACTTTCTGCATGTTTTGAGGATTCTGGCCCAAGCCATTTCATCAATAAATCAAGTTCTTCTCGCGCGTTGACGCTAAGTTCTTCAGTTATATTGGAAAACGAAGCTTTCCAAACGTGATAAGACTCTGCTTGGTcgttaaatttcataaaacgaGACATTAACAAATCCTTCTTTAATAAGAACTTTGAGAGTTCGTTTGCCACGGAAACGttgttaatttcataatttgtttGTCTAATATCTTCGGTCTTTGGTTCAAAAGGTGTGGCGTGAATGTTGAGCTCTGGAGGGTGCATTTGTTGAGGGTTTGTATATCCGGATTTCATTAGTTCCCTTTGTTCCTGAAGATATCTCTCGACGTGCTGACGAGGATCGACAACTGATGCCATAGATCTTCCACTAGAACGTGATCCCTCCATCTCCATCTCTTCACGGACGGCATTAAACTCAGCTTCAGCAATTGCAACTtctttttctgattttaaaatattcattttcaactTTGCTTcgacttttttctttaatagttctgcttttgttttaagttcttcCTCTTCAAGCTCGAATTGTAATCTTTCAAGTTCTGCCTCTTGACTAACAAAGCGTAGATTTGTCTTAGCGGCATCCATTTTTGCTCTTTGTTTAATTAGTATTGAACTTGCGGAGGAGGATCTAGAGGATTTAGATTGTCTACCAGTAGCGATAGATTTGACGGATTGTGACTGCTTCAATTTAATTTCGATCTCATTTAACATGGTTTTAGCCTTTGTAATGATACTTTTATAGATTAGTTTTTGTGTTGCCTCTTCCCGGGCGCTCTCTTTAGTTCTGTATCTGTTCAGAAAGCCGAtgaatttttctgaaatttgttgatattttgacAGTTCCGATCTTATTCTGTCTGGCAATAGTTTAACATCGGATATTTCTAGTTCTCCTGAGTAGtaacttttgtttaaaatatctaaGTTCTTTCTGTAGTGGATTAGCTCCGCAGTGTATTTTCCTACGTCTTTTTCGTACAGTTCCTGTCCACCAGACGTTAACTTTCTCACCCGTTTTGGCCTTACGTCCTCTGGTGATTGTGTTGTAACTGAATCATCAATAATAAATGGTAGGTTGCCTTGACCGTCAGCGTTTATTACATCTTCTCCAGTTTCGATAAAAGGTTTGCCTTGAACCTTTTCCATTTTACGTATTACTGTTTCTGTGCTCATCCTGTGGTAAAGGATGCAGTCTTTTTACTGTAAAGTCTTCAAACTACGTTAGTTTCAAATTCTTTATTAATATGCTTCATCGTTGCAGATAAACTCATAATACAAATAGTAAAAagctacaaatagaaaaaataaaaatcataaactcAAATGCCgtaatttaccaaaaaattacaagaaaataaacaattgtcaAATGACACTCATTGACCtccatacatttatttttttaagtataaaaaatcctttgaataattataagttcaaaacataaacaaacatgaACTATATAGCGAAATTAACGTAAAACAACTTTGGCATTAATTGCATTCCATAAAGtgaaacattataaaaatagaaatacagGTGTAAAGATGGCACGAATGGCGTTCCATAGATTTTTTACCCGATAGCAACTCTGTACTACTAAAAAGTTAATTAGcttattttaaataagaaaaatacaattgcaagaataatattttatctttaacgTTAAGATAATTAATTATTCTAAAATAAACGGTGTACATAgtgcaaaacatacaaaatactGATGTAAACAAACGTGACCTGTGTGCACGTTAATCGGCAGTTCAAACAAAGAAAAcgtagataattaattgcttaaacttattaaaaatatgaaatatttacttaaagttataaaatgaaataaaataaaaattaacttacaCTGTAGTTTACCAAAGATTGCACGAAAATCGAAAATATCGAAAGCGAAACACAATCTTTCTTCACAATGCCATGTGGGAATCTCAATGAAACTGATAAGAACTAACACGTGTTTTACACAGTAAAAGCACGTGCAAAAATGCGggaaatttgaattaaaaatcagtatattaataaaatgttctGATAACATGacaagctgaaggacgcctccgggtgcgggaatttctcgctacattgaagacctgttggtgaccttctgctgttgtatttttttattttggtcgggttgttgtctctttgacacattccccatttccattctcaattttattgtttgttttgtaggaatggttaccattaggatgtgtggagcagacgacacagagatgtagttaaccttccaatgtttgtactGAAGGAATATTTACAATTaggatgtgtggagcagacgacacagagatgtagttaaccttccattgtttgtattgtaggaatggttaccattacgatgtatggagcagacgacacagagatgtagttaaccttccgaTGTTTGtgttgtaggaatggttaccattaagATGTGttgagcagacgacacagagatgtagttaaccttccaatgtttgtattgtaggaatggttaccattaggatgtgtggagcagacgacacagagatgtagttaaccttccaatgtttgtgtTGTAGAaagttaccattaggatgtgtgtccagagcagacgacacagggatgtagttaaccttccaatgactgtgttgtaggaatggttaccattaagATGTGTGTCCAGAGCAGACAACACAGAGATGtggttaaccttccaatgtttgtattgtaggaatggttaccattagaatgtgtggagcagacgacacagagatgtaatTAACCTTCcgatgtttgtattgtaggaatggttaccattaagATGTGttgagcagacgacacagagatgtagttaaccttccaatgtttgtattgtaggaatggttaccattatgatgtgtggagcagacgacacagagatgtagttaaccttctattgtttgtattgtaggaatagTAACCATTAGGATgtatggagcagacgacacagagatgtagttaaccttccaatgtttgtactGAAGGAatagttaccattaggatgtgtggagcagacgacacagagatgtagttaaccttccattgTGTGTATTGTAGGAatagttaccattaggatgtatggagcagacgacacagagatgtagttaaccttccaatgtttgtactGAAGGAATatttaccattaggatgtgtggagcagacgacacagagatgtagttaaccttccaatgtttgtattgtaggaatagttaccattaggatgtatggagaagacgacacagagatgtagttaaccttccgatgtttgtattgtaggaatggttaccattaagATGTGttgagcagacgacacagaggtgtagttaaccttccattgtttgtattgtaggaatggttaccattaggatgtgtggagcagacgacacagagatgtagttaacctttcATTGTTTGTATTCTAGGAatagttaccattaggatgtgtgtccagagcagacgacacagagatgtagttaaccttctattgtttgtattgtaggaatagttaccattaggatgtgtgtccagagcagacgacacagagatgtagttaaccttccaatgtttgtattgtagttatGGTAACCATTAGAATGTGTGGAGAAAACGACACaaagatgtagttaaccttccaatgtttgtactGAAGGAatagttaccattaggatgtgtggagcagacgacacagagatatagttaaccttccattgtttgtattgtaggaataattaccattaggatgtatggagcagacgacacagagatgtagttaaccttccgatgtttgtattgtaggaatggttaccattaagATGTGttgagcagacgacacagagatgtagttaaccttccaatgtttgtattgtaggaatggttaccattaggatgtgtggagcagacgacacagagatgtagttaaccttcttttgtttgtattgtaggaatggttaccattaggatgtgtggagcagacgacacagagatgtagttaaccttccattgtttgtattgtaggaatggttaccattaggatgtatggagcagacgacacagagatgtagttaaccttccgatgtttgtattgtaggaatggttaccattaagATGTGttgagcagacgacacagagatgtagttaaccttccaatgtttgtatagtaggaatggttaccattaagatgtgtggagcagacgacacagagatgtagttaaccttccaatgtttgtgtTGTAGAaagttaccattaggatgtgtgtccagagcagacgacacagggatgtagttaaccttccaatgtttgtgatgtaggaatggttaccataaAGATGTGTGTCCAGAGCAGACAACACAGAGATGtggttaaccttccaatgtttgcattgcaggaatggttaccattagaatgtgtggagcagacgacacagagatgtaatTAACCTTCcgatgtttgtattgtaggaatggttaccattaagATGTGttgagcagacgacacagagatgtagttaaccttccaatgtttgtattgtaggaatggttaccattatgATGTGTGGAGCTGACGaaacagagatgtagttaaccttctattgtttgtaatgtaggaatagttaccattaggatgtatggagcagacgacacagagatgtagttaaccttccaatgtttgtactGAAGGAatagttaccattaggatgtgtggagcagacgacacagagatgtagttaaccttccattgtttgtattgtaggaatagttaccattaggatgtatggaacagacgacacagagatgaaGTTAACCATCcgatgtttgtattgtaggaatggttaccattaagATGTGTTGAGctgacgacacagagatgtagttaaccttccaaagtttgtattgtaggaatggttaccattaggatgtgtggagcagacgacacagagatgtagttaaccttctattgtttgtattgtaggaatggttaccattaggatgtgtggagcagacgacacagagatgtagttaaccttccaatgtttgtattgtagaaATGGTTGCCATTAGGATgtatggagcagacgacacagagatgtagttaaccttccaatgtttgtattgtaggaatggttaccattaggatgtgtggagcagacgacacaaaGATGAAGTTAACCTTTCATTGTTTGTATTCTAGGAatagttacca
The nucleotide sequence above comes from Mytilus trossulus isolate FHL-02 chromosome 5, PNRI_Mtr1.1.1.hap1, whole genome shotgun sequence. Encoded proteins:
- the LOC134718433 gene encoding uncharacterized protein LOC134718433, with amino-acid sequence MLDQSLQKSTSKRQHFVEFMGNMFRNGHAEEAPTLEQNEECWYLPLFGVYHPKKKDKIRVVFDSSAKQDGISLNNVLLSGPDFTNSLVGVLLRFRKERIAVMADIEQMFYCFKVNSSHRNYLRFFWYKNNIPGEQLIEYRMCVHVFGNTPSPAIATYGLRKCVEKEPTENDVKEYVNRNFYVDDGLVNFTNEEEAVSVLKRTQQSLLENGKLKLHKIASNSEKVMNAFSPDELAKELKTLDLNKDELPIQHSLGMSWDLQQDSFTYKLSNEEKPITRRGVLSSINSLFDPLGFISPVILQGRILMRDIIAETTDWDLPLSNDIQQKWIEWRDSLRPIEQFSIRRTFVESSFCSSLDKQLHIFSDASEQAIASVAFLRTSDAEFSINTGFVFGKCKVAPKHGHTIPRLELCAAVMAVEIGEIICEHLDMNSAEIKYYTDSKVVLGYINNQVRRFQVYVANRVGKIRKASKPEQWTYVNTDHNPADIGTRLIFADQLQTSSWLTGPEFLQESDTLSQRIATSFPLINPNTDKELKTEIQVIKSVLKCDNLGSQRFNRFSNWWKLVRTISRLQRLASSYSHNKLKDNLESNELEAHRKAEIFIIKEVQKEDFGREIECLRNKRPLPNNSSVLSLSPVLDENGILRVGGRLRNAKITSKEKTPILISGKHHIATLIVRHYHNDVQHQGRHLTEGTIRSAGWWITGCKRLVSSIIFKCVKCRRLRGSLSEQKMADLPDVRLSPCAPFSFVGVDVFGPWNIVTRRTRGGVANSKRWAVLFTCLASRAVHIEVIEEMSSSSFINALRRFYALRGKVQEFRSDRGSNFVGCTDTLQIDALNVEDGEVRTLLNKNRTIWRFNTPHSSHMGGSWERMIGIARKILNNMLFDVRYKNLTHEVLTTFMAEVTAIMNARPIVPVSTDSDNPTILTPSLLLTQKTSDQEDSFENITSTACMYQSQWKYVQTLAEIFWKRWSREYLQTLQKRQKWKKEVTNLKQGDIIIMREKDMVRSEWPIGTILRTFASENDNLIRKIEVRVIKQGKPVIYVRPITEIVKLLSE
- the LOC134719267 gene encoding uncharacterized protein LOC134719267 — translated: MSTETVIRKMEKVQGKPFIETGEDVINADGQGNLPFIIDDSVTTQSPEDVRPKRVRKLTSGGQELYEKDVGKYTAELIHYRKNLDILNKSYYSGELEISDVKLLPDRIRSELSKYQQISEKFIGFLNRYRTKESAREEATQKLIYKSIITKAKTMLNEIEIKLKQSQSVKSIATGRQSKSSRSSSASSILIKQRAKMDAAKTNLRFVSQEAELERLQFELEEEELKTKAELLKKKVEAKLKMNILKSEKEVAIAEAEFNAVREEMEMEGSRSSGRSMASVVDPRQHVERYLQEQRELMKSGYTNPQQMHPPELNIHATPFEPKTEDIRQTNYEINNVSVANELSKFLLKKDLLMSRFMKFNDQAESYHVWKASFSNITEELSVNAREELDLLMKWLGPESSKHAESLRIANAKDPVKCLKRVWERLEERYGGPEMVETNVKSKIEQISNNYQQRSQEVI